CTCCTGAAGAAATGTTAAGAGAGGTTTCTTCTTATTCCGGCTTCCTGGTTCAGTCATAATTTCCTGTAGAACATTCGCGATTACTCTCTGCATTCTCGCCCTGAATCCATAGGAAACCAGGCTTCTGATCGGACCGCGGCAATTCCGTTCCAACACAGCTTAGTCGCTACGCTCCCAGGTTGCCGCCTCCTCACCCGAAACGGCGACGTCCCGCTTCCGCCTCCGGTTCGGGACGACGAAAGCGGGACGGGGGGACTTCACGCCTTGTACCCAAAGTGCGGGCAGTTCGCGGAAGTCTGCGAATTCTGCACGAGGTGATCTTTGCCAACAACCATGAGTTGTATGGGCTGCGCTTTCAGTGGGTGGCCTCGACGGCAGGCGTCTGTTGGCGCTTGAAGTTGTCCACGCAATCTTGCTTGCTGGTGTACCCTTCGGATGAACTGCCAACAATATTGCCATTGGAAGCCTTGCGCCTCCAACGCCATTCACTCTTAGCGTCTTTGTAGTATTCGACAGTGTCTTGAGCCATGATCTTTTCACCTCCTCTCGCGGCTTGTACGCTAAACGAACCTCAGCATTCGTAAGGTGTGTCAGAGAACCTGATCTGCCCCCGGTTTCGGTACCAGGTGCAAGGTTATCGTTCACTCTTTCGTTGCCGCCCTTGACTACCGCCGTGAACGACGTCCACCCAGGAGTCCGCCCAGCAGTCCGCGCACCAGTTGTCCGCCGATTTGGGTCGCCGCGGCACGGGCTGTACTCTTGACAAGCGATTCAAGCAGGG
The sequence above is a segment of the bacterium genome. Coding sequences within it:
- a CDS encoding DUF1508 domain-containing protein — translated: MAQDTVEYYKDAKSEWRWRRKASNGNIVGSSSEGYTSKQDCVDNFKRQQTPAVEATH